A section of the Equus caballus isolate H_3958 breed thoroughbred chromosome 21, TB-T2T, whole genome shotgun sequence genome encodes:
- the COMP gene encoding cartilage oligomeric matrix protein precursor (The RefSeq protein has 2 substitutions compared to this genomic sequence) yields the protein MVLSAAPVLLLALAALVSSQGQTPLGTELGPQMLRELQETNAALQDVRELLRQQVKEITFLKNTVMECDACGMQPARTPRVSVRPLAQCAPGSCFPGVACTQTASGARCGPCPAGFTGNGPYCADVNECNANPCFPRVRCINTSPGFRCEACPPGYSGPTHEGVGMAFAKANKQVCTDIDECETGQHNCVPNSVCINTQGSFQCGPCQPGFVGDQASGCRPRAQRFCPDGTPSPCHEKADCVLERDGSRSCVCAVGWAGNGLLCGRDTDLDGFPDEKLRCSERQCRKDNCVTVPNSGQEDADRDGIGDACDTDADGDGVPNEGDNCPLVRNPDQRNTDGDKWGDACDNCRSQKNDDQKDTDQDGRGDACDDDIDGDRIRNAVDNCPRVPNSDQKDSDGDGIGDVCDNCPQKSNPDQRDVDHDFVGDACDSDQDKDGDGHQDSRDNCPTVPNSAQQDSDSDGQGDACDEDDDNDGVPDSRDNCRLVPNPGQEDADRDGVGDVCQGDFDADKVVDKIDVCPENAEVTLTDFRAFQTVVLDPEGDAQIDPNWVVLNQGMEIVQTMNSDPGLAVGYTAFNGVDFEGTFHVNTVTDDDYAGFIFGYQDSSSFYVVMWKQMEQTYWQANPFRAVAEPGIQLKAVKSSTGPGEQLRNALWHTGDTASQVRLLWKDPRNVGWKDKTSYRWFLQHRPQVGYIRVRFYEGPELVADSNVVLDTTMRGGRLGVFCFSQENIIWANLRYRCNDTIPEDYEIQRLLQA from the exons ATGGTTCTCTCCGCCGCCCCCGTTCTCCTGCTCGCCCTGGCCGCCCTCGTGTCCAGCCAGGGGCAGACCCCGCTGG GTACAGAACTGGGCCCACAGATGCTGCGCGAACTGCAAGAGACCAACGCGGCGCTGCAGGACGTGCGGGAGCTGCTGCGGCAGCAG GTCAAGGAGATCACGTTCCTGAAAAACACGGTGATGGAGTGTGACGCGTGCG GGATGCAGCCTGCGCGCACCCCCCGCGTGAGCGTGCGGCCCCTAGCCCAGTGCGCGCCGGGCTCCTGCTTCCCTGGCGTGGCTTGTACCCAGACGGCGAGCGGCGCGCGCTGCGGACCCTGCCCCGCGGGCTTCACGGGCAACGGCTCATACTGTGCCGACGTCAACGAG tgCAACGCCAATCCCTGCTTCCCTCGCGTCCGCTGCATCAATACCAGCCCCGGTTTCCGCTGCGAGGCTTGCCCGCCCGGGTACAGCGGCCCCACCCACGAGGGCGTGGGGATGGCCTTTGCCAAGGCCAACAAGCAG GTTTGCACGGATATTGACGAGTGTGAGACCGGGCAGCATAACTGCGTCCCCAACTCCGTGTGCATCAACACCCAG GGCTCCTTCCAGTGCGGCCCGTGCCAGCCCGGCTTCGTAGGCGACCAGGCATCAGGCTGCCGTCCGCGCGCACAGCGCTTCTGCCCCGACGGCACGCCCAGCCCGTGCCACGAGAAGGCCGACTGCGTCCTGGAGCGCGATGGCTCGCGATCGTGCGTG TGCGCCGTCGGCTGGGCCGGCAACGGGCTCCTGTGTGGCCGCGACACGGACTTGGACGGCTTCCCGGACGAGAAGCTGCGCTGCTCGGAGCGCCATTGTCGCAAG GATAACTGCGTGACGGTACCCAACTCAGGACAGGAGGACGCGGATCGCGACGGCATCGGAGACGCCTGCGACACGGACGCCGACGGAGACGGAGTCCCCAACGAGGGG GACAACTGCCCGCTGGTGCGGAACCCAGACCAGCGTAACACGGACGGCGACAAGTGGGGCGATGCATGCGACAACTGCCGGTCCCAGAAGAACGATGACCAGAAGGACACAGATCAGGACGGCCGAGGCGACGCCTGCGACGATGACATCGACGGCGACC GGATCCGAAATGCGGTGGACAACTGCCCCAGGGTGCCCAACTCAGACCAGAAAgacagtgatggtgatggtaTAGGGGATGTCTGTGACAACTGTCCCCAGAAGAGCAACCCAGACCAG AGGGACGTGGACCACGACTTCGTGGGAGACGCTTGTGACAGCGACCAAGACAA GGATGGGGATGGGCACCAGGACTCTCGGGACAATTGCCCCACAGTGCCCAACAGCGCCCAGCAGGACTCAGACAGCGATGGTCAGGGTGACGCCTGCGACGAGGATGACGACAACGACGGGGTCCCCGACAGTCGGGACAACTGCCGCCTGGTGCCCAACCCGGGCCAGGAAGACGCTGACC GGGACGGTGTGGGCGACGTGTGCCAGGGCGACTTCGACGCAGACAAGGTGGTGGACAAGATTGATGTGTGTCCGGAGAACGCCGAAGTCACCCTCACCGACTTCCGGGCCTTCCAGACGGTTGTGTTGGACCCCGAGGGCGACGCGCAAATAGACCCCAACTGGGTGGTGCTCAACCAg GGGATGGAGATCGTGCAAACAATGAACAGCGACCCTGGCCTGGCTGTGG gttACACGGCCTTCAATGGCGTGGACTTCGAAGGCACGTTCCACGTGAATACGGTCACAGATGACGACTACGCGGGCTTCATCTTTGGCTACCAGGACAGCTCTAGCTTCTACGTGGTCATGTGGAAGCAGATGGAGCAGACGTATTGGCAGGCGAACCCCTTCCGAGCCGTAGCCGAGCCCGGCATCCAGCTGAAG GCCGTGAAGTCCTCCACAGGCCCTGGGGAGCAGCTGCGGAATGCACTGTGGCACACGGGGGACACAGCATCACAGGTGCGGCTGCTATGGAAGGACCCCCGCAACGTGGGCTGGAAGGACAAGACATCCTACCGCTGGTTCCTACAACACCGGCCCCAAGTGGGCTACATCAG AGTGCGGTTCTATGAGGGCCCTGAGCTGGTGGCCGACAGCAACGTGGTCTTGGACACGACCATGCGGGGCGGCCGCCTAGGAGTCTTCTGCTTCTCCCAGGAGAACATCATCTGGGCCAACCTGCGCTACCGCTGCAATG ACACCATCCCCGAGGACTACGAGATCCAGCGGTTGCTGCAGGCctag